A genomic segment from Labrus bergylta chromosome 3, fLabBer1.1, whole genome shotgun sequence encodes:
- the tle3b gene encoding transducin-like enhancer protein 3-B isoform X9 — MYPQGRHPAPHQPGQPGFKFTVAESCDRIKDEFQFLQAQYHSLKVEYDKLANEKTEMQRHYVMYYEMSYGLNIEMHKQTEIAKRLNAILAQIMPFLSQEHQQQVAQAVERAKQVTMTELNAIIGQQPPHSVYPAFMQQLQAQHLSHAAHGPPVQLPPHPSGLQPPGIPPVTGAGSGLLALGALGSQAHLPVKDEKNHHDLEHRGPSSFHSPLAIPLKERESSTNNSVSPSDSLRAASEKHRGSSDYSLDSKKRKVDDKDSMSRYDSDGDKSDDLVVDVSNEDPATPRVSPAHSPPENGLDKSRVLKKDAAPNSPASVASSGSTPSSKAKDHAHNDKSSTPSLKSNTPTPRNEAPTPGTSTTPGLRPLTMGKPPGMEALAAPALRTPLSIAGSYASPFAMMGHHEMNGSLTSPGVYPGLISPQISAAAAAAYGRSPIAGFDPHPHMRAPGLPASLTSISGGKPAYSFHVSADGQMQPVPFPPDALIGPGIPRHARQINTLSHGEVVCAVTISNPTRHVYTGGKGCVKIWDISQPGSKSPVSQLDCLNRDNYIRSCKLLPDGRTLIVGGEASTLTIWDLASQTPRIKAELTSSAPACYALAISPDAKVCFSCCSDGNIAVWDLHNQTLVRQFQGHTDGASCIDISHDGTKLWTGGLDNTVRSWDLREGRQLQQHDFTSQIFSLGYCPTGEWLAVGMESSNVEVLHHTKPDKYQLHLHESCVLSLKFAYCGKWFVSTGKDNLLNAWRTPYGASIFQSKESSSVLSCDISADDKYIVTGSGDKKATVYEVIY, encoded by the exons ATGTATCCACAAGGCCGGCATCCG GCACCTCACCAGCCAGGACAGCCTGGCTTCAAGTTCACGGTAGCAGAGTCCTGCGACAGGATCAAAGACGAGTTTCAATTCCTGCAGGCGCAGTACCACAG TCTTAAAGTGGAGTACGACAAACTGGCTAATGAAAAGACGGAGATGCAACGTCACTACGTCATG TACTACGAGATGTCCTATGGGCTCAACATTGAGATGCACAAACAG ACTGAGATTGCCAAACGTCTCAATGCAATTCTGGCTCAGATCATGCCGTTCTTGTCACAAGAG CACCAACAGCAGGTGGCTCAGGCTGTTGAACGGGCCAAGCAGGTGACAATGACTGAGCTAAATGCTATCATCGGG cagcagccgcctcaTAGTGTCTACCCAGCCTTCATG cagcagctccaggcTCAGCACCTCTCTCACGCAGCCCACGGGCCCCCAGTCCAGCTGCCCCCCCACCCGTCAGGCCTGCAGCCTCCCGGCATCCCCCCTGTGACGGGCGCAGGCTCTGGCCTGCTGGCTCTTGGTGCTCTTGGCAGCCAGGCCCATCTGCCTGTTAAGGATGAGAAGAACCACCACGACCTGGAGCACAGA GGACCCTCATCTTTTCACTCTCCTCTGGCCATTCCTCTGAAAGAACGCGAGTCGAGCACG AATAACTCGGTGTCGCCGTCTGACAGCCTGCGGGCAGCGAGTGAGAAGCACCGCGGCTCTTCAGATTACAGTCTGGACTCCAAGAAACGCAAAGTGGATGACAAAGACAGCATGAGCAGATAT GACAGTGATGGAGACAAAAGTGACGACTTGGTGGTGGATGTTTCCAATGAG GATCCGGCTACCCCTCGAGTCAGCCCTGCTCACTCTCCTCCAGAAAACGGCCTGGATAAATCCAGAGTCCTGAAGAAGGATGCTGCCCCCAACAGCCCCGCTTCTGTCGCATCGTCAGGCAGCACTCCATCCTCCAAAGCAAAGGACCACGCCCAT AACGACAAGTCTTCCACACCAAGCCTGAAGTCCAACACACCGACGCCAAGAAATGAGGCCCCCACACCAGGAACCAGCACCACCCCAGGACTAAGGCCCCTCACAATGGGCAAACCACCTGGCATGGAGGCACTTG CTGCGCCTGCTCTGCGTACACCTCTGTCCATCGCGGGTTCCTATGCCTCCCCATTTGCTATGATGGGCCATCATGAGATGAATGGATCCCTGACCAGCCCAGGCGTCTATCCAGGTCTCATCTCACCACAGATtagtgctgcagctgctgccgcCTATGGACGCTCTCCCATT GCAGGGTTTGACCCTCATCCTCACATGAGAGCTCCTGGGCTGCCAGCCAGCCTTACATCCATTTCTGGAGGAAAACC AGCGTATTCTTTTCACGTGAGTGCGGATGGTCAGATGCAACCCGTGCCCTTCCCTCCAGATGCACTGATCGGCCCAGGCATCCCACGCCATGCTCGCCAGATTAACACACTGAGCCACGGGGAAGTCGTGTGCGCTGTTACCATCAGCAACCCAACGCGCCATGTCTACACTGGCGGCAAGGGTTGTGTCAAGATTTGGGACATAAGCCAACCAGGCAGCAAGAGCCCGGTGTCCCAACTCGACTGCCTG aACAGGGACAATTACATCCGCTCCTGCAAGCTGTTGCCTGACGGCCGCACACTTATAGTGGGTGGTGAGGCCAGCACACTGACCATCTGGGACCTTGCCTCACAAACACCCCGCATTAAGGCCGAGCTCACCTCTTCTGCTCCGGCCTGCTACGCCCTGGCCATTAGTCCTGACGCCAAGGtctgtttctcctgctgctcagaTGGAAATATCGCTGTGTGGGACCTCCATAACCAGACCCTCGTTAG GCAGTTCCAGGGCCACACAGATGGAGCCAGCTGCATTGACATCTCTCATGATGGGACCAAATTGTGGACTGGGGGACTTGACAACACAGTCCGCTCTTGGGATCTAAGGGAGGGGCGACAGCTCCAACAACATGATTTTACCTCACAG ATCTTCTCGCTGGGCTACTGTCCTACTGGAGAATGGCTGGCTGTGGGTATGGAGAGCAGCAATGTGGAGGTGCTTCACCACACCAAGCCTGACAAGTACCAACTGCACCTGCATGAAAGCTGTGTCCTCTCGCTAAAGTTTGCTTACTGTG GTAAATGGTTTGTGAGCACAGGGAAGGACAACCTGCTGAACGCATGGAGGACTCCTTATGGTGCTAGCATATTCCAG TCAAAGGAGTCATCCTCCGTCCTGAGCTGTGACATCTCAGCAGATGACAAATACATCGTGACTGGATCTGGAGACAAGAAGGCAACAGTGTACGAGGTCATCTATTGA
- the tle3b gene encoding transducin-like enhancer protein 3-B isoform X3 → MYPQGRHPAPHQPGQPGFKFTVAESCDRIKDEFQFLQAQYHSLKVEYDKLANEKTEMQRHYVMYYEMSYGLNIEMHKQTEIAKRLNAILAQIMPFLSQEHQQQVAQAVERAKQVTMTELNAIIGVRGLPNLPLTQQQPPHSVYPAFMQQLQAQHLSHAAHGPPVQLPPHPSGLQPPGIPPVTGAGSGLLALGALGSQAHLPVKDEKNHHDLEHRGPSSFHSPLAIPLKERESSTNNSVSPSDSLRAASEKHRGSSDYSLDSKKRKVDDKDSMSRYDSDGDKSDDLVVDVSNEDPATPRVSPAHSPPENGLDKSRVLKKDAAPNSPASVASSGSTPSSKAKDHAHNDKSSTPSLKSNTPTPRNEAPTPGTSTTPGLRPLTMGKPPGMEALAAPALRTPLSIAGSYASPFAMMGHHEMNGSLTSPGVYPGLISPQISAAAAAAYGRSPIAGFDPHPHMRAPGLPASLTSISGGKPAYSFHVSADGQMQPVPFPPDALIGPGIPRHARQINTLSHGEVVCAVTISNPTRHVYTGGKGCVKIWDISQPGSKSPVSQLDCLNRDNYIRSCKLLPDGRTLIVGGEASTLTIWDLASQTPRIKAELTSSAPACYALAISPDAKVCFSCCSDGNIAVWDLHNQTLVRQFQGHTDGASCIDISHDGTKLWTGGLDNTVRSWDLREGRQLQQHDFTSQIFSLGYCPTGEWLAVGMESSNVEVLHHTKPDKYQLHLHESCVLSLKFAYCGKWFVSTGKDNLLNAWRTPYGASIFQSKESSSVLSCDISADDKYIVTGSGDKKATVYEVIY, encoded by the exons ATGTATCCACAAGGCCGGCATCCG GCACCTCACCAGCCAGGACAGCCTGGCTTCAAGTTCACGGTAGCAGAGTCCTGCGACAGGATCAAAGACGAGTTTCAATTCCTGCAGGCGCAGTACCACAG TCTTAAAGTGGAGTACGACAAACTGGCTAATGAAAAGACGGAGATGCAACGTCACTACGTCATG TACTACGAGATGTCCTATGGGCTCAACATTGAGATGCACAAACAG ACTGAGATTGCCAAACGTCTCAATGCAATTCTGGCTCAGATCATGCCGTTCTTGTCACAAGAG CACCAACAGCAGGTGGCTCAGGCTGTTGAACGGGCCAAGCAGGTGACAATGACTGAGCTAAATGCTATCATCGGGGTACGTGGACTTCCCAATCTGCCTCTCACT cagcagcagccgcctcaTAGTGTCTACCCAGCCTTCATG cagcagctccaggcTCAGCACCTCTCTCACGCAGCCCACGGGCCCCCAGTCCAGCTGCCCCCCCACCCGTCAGGCCTGCAGCCTCCCGGCATCCCCCCTGTGACGGGCGCAGGCTCTGGCCTGCTGGCTCTTGGTGCTCTTGGCAGCCAGGCCCATCTGCCTGTTAAGGATGAGAAGAACCACCACGACCTGGAGCACAGA GGACCCTCATCTTTTCACTCTCCTCTGGCCATTCCTCTGAAAGAACGCGAGTCGAGCACG AATAACTCGGTGTCGCCGTCTGACAGCCTGCGGGCAGCGAGTGAGAAGCACCGCGGCTCTTCAGATTACAGTCTGGACTCCAAGAAACGCAAAGTGGATGACAAAGACAGCATGAGCAGATAT GACAGTGATGGAGACAAAAGTGACGACTTGGTGGTGGATGTTTCCAATGAG GATCCGGCTACCCCTCGAGTCAGCCCTGCTCACTCTCCTCCAGAAAACGGCCTGGATAAATCCAGAGTCCTGAAGAAGGATGCTGCCCCCAACAGCCCCGCTTCTGTCGCATCGTCAGGCAGCACTCCATCCTCCAAAGCAAAGGACCACGCCCAT AACGACAAGTCTTCCACACCAAGCCTGAAGTCCAACACACCGACGCCAAGAAATGAGGCCCCCACACCAGGAACCAGCACCACCCCAGGACTAAGGCCCCTCACAATGGGCAAACCACCTGGCATGGAGGCACTTG CTGCGCCTGCTCTGCGTACACCTCTGTCCATCGCGGGTTCCTATGCCTCCCCATTTGCTATGATGGGCCATCATGAGATGAATGGATCCCTGACCAGCCCAGGCGTCTATCCAGGTCTCATCTCACCACAGATtagtgctgcagctgctgccgcCTATGGACGCTCTCCCATT GCAGGGTTTGACCCTCATCCTCACATGAGAGCTCCTGGGCTGCCAGCCAGCCTTACATCCATTTCTGGAGGAAAACC AGCGTATTCTTTTCACGTGAGTGCGGATGGTCAGATGCAACCCGTGCCCTTCCCTCCAGATGCACTGATCGGCCCAGGCATCCCACGCCATGCTCGCCAGATTAACACACTGAGCCACGGGGAAGTCGTGTGCGCTGTTACCATCAGCAACCCAACGCGCCATGTCTACACTGGCGGCAAGGGTTGTGTCAAGATTTGGGACATAAGCCAACCAGGCAGCAAGAGCCCGGTGTCCCAACTCGACTGCCTG aACAGGGACAATTACATCCGCTCCTGCAAGCTGTTGCCTGACGGCCGCACACTTATAGTGGGTGGTGAGGCCAGCACACTGACCATCTGGGACCTTGCCTCACAAACACCCCGCATTAAGGCCGAGCTCACCTCTTCTGCTCCGGCCTGCTACGCCCTGGCCATTAGTCCTGACGCCAAGGtctgtttctcctgctgctcagaTGGAAATATCGCTGTGTGGGACCTCCATAACCAGACCCTCGTTAG GCAGTTCCAGGGCCACACAGATGGAGCCAGCTGCATTGACATCTCTCATGATGGGACCAAATTGTGGACTGGGGGACTTGACAACACAGTCCGCTCTTGGGATCTAAGGGAGGGGCGACAGCTCCAACAACATGATTTTACCTCACAG ATCTTCTCGCTGGGCTACTGTCCTACTGGAGAATGGCTGGCTGTGGGTATGGAGAGCAGCAATGTGGAGGTGCTTCACCACACCAAGCCTGACAAGTACCAACTGCACCTGCATGAAAGCTGTGTCCTCTCGCTAAAGTTTGCTTACTGTG GTAAATGGTTTGTGAGCACAGGGAAGGACAACCTGCTGAACGCATGGAGGACTCCTTATGGTGCTAGCATATTCCAG TCAAAGGAGTCATCCTCCGTCCTGAGCTGTGACATCTCAGCAGATGACAAATACATCGTGACTGGATCTGGAGACAAGAAGGCAACAGTGTACGAGGTCATCTATTGA
- the tle3b gene encoding transducin-like enhancer protein 3-B isoform X8, protein MYPQGRHPAPHQPGQPGFKFTVAESCDRIKDEFQFLQAQYHSLKVEYDKLANEKTEMQRHYVMYYEMSYGLNIEMHKQTEIAKRLNAILAQIMPFLSQEHQQQVAQAVERAKQVTMTELNAIIGQQQPPHSVYPAFMQQLQAQHLSHAAHGPPVQLPPHPSGLQPPGIPPVTGAGSGLLALGALGSQAHLPVKDEKNHHDLEHRGPSSFHSPLAIPLKERESSTNNSVSPSDSLRAASEKHRGSSDYSLDSKKRKVDDKDSMSRYDSDGDKSDDLVVDVSNEDPATPRVSPAHSPPENGLDKSRVLKKDAAPNSPASVASSGSTPSSKAKDHAHNDKSSTPSLKSNTPTPRNEAPTPGTSTTPGLRPLTMGKPPGMEALAAPALRTPLSIAGSYASPFAMMGHHEMNGSLTSPGVYPGLISPQISAAAAAAYGRSPIAGFDPHPHMRAPGLPASLTSISGGKPAYSFHVSADGQMQPVPFPPDALIGPGIPRHARQINTLSHGEVVCAVTISNPTRHVYTGGKGCVKIWDISQPGSKSPVSQLDCLNRDNYIRSCKLLPDGRTLIVGGEASTLTIWDLASQTPRIKAELTSSAPACYALAISPDAKVCFSCCSDGNIAVWDLHNQTLVRQFQGHTDGASCIDISHDGTKLWTGGLDNTVRSWDLREGRQLQQHDFTSQIFSLGYCPTGEWLAVGMESSNVEVLHHTKPDKYQLHLHESCVLSLKFAYCGKWFVSTGKDNLLNAWRTPYGASIFQSKESSSVLSCDISADDKYIVTGSGDKKATVYEVIY, encoded by the exons ATGTATCCACAAGGCCGGCATCCG GCACCTCACCAGCCAGGACAGCCTGGCTTCAAGTTCACGGTAGCAGAGTCCTGCGACAGGATCAAAGACGAGTTTCAATTCCTGCAGGCGCAGTACCACAG TCTTAAAGTGGAGTACGACAAACTGGCTAATGAAAAGACGGAGATGCAACGTCACTACGTCATG TACTACGAGATGTCCTATGGGCTCAACATTGAGATGCACAAACAG ACTGAGATTGCCAAACGTCTCAATGCAATTCTGGCTCAGATCATGCCGTTCTTGTCACAAGAG CACCAACAGCAGGTGGCTCAGGCTGTTGAACGGGCCAAGCAGGTGACAATGACTGAGCTAAATGCTATCATCGGG cagcagcagccgcctcaTAGTGTCTACCCAGCCTTCATG cagcagctccaggcTCAGCACCTCTCTCACGCAGCCCACGGGCCCCCAGTCCAGCTGCCCCCCCACCCGTCAGGCCTGCAGCCTCCCGGCATCCCCCCTGTGACGGGCGCAGGCTCTGGCCTGCTGGCTCTTGGTGCTCTTGGCAGCCAGGCCCATCTGCCTGTTAAGGATGAGAAGAACCACCACGACCTGGAGCACAGA GGACCCTCATCTTTTCACTCTCCTCTGGCCATTCCTCTGAAAGAACGCGAGTCGAGCACG AATAACTCGGTGTCGCCGTCTGACAGCCTGCGGGCAGCGAGTGAGAAGCACCGCGGCTCTTCAGATTACAGTCTGGACTCCAAGAAACGCAAAGTGGATGACAAAGACAGCATGAGCAGATAT GACAGTGATGGAGACAAAAGTGACGACTTGGTGGTGGATGTTTCCAATGAG GATCCGGCTACCCCTCGAGTCAGCCCTGCTCACTCTCCTCCAGAAAACGGCCTGGATAAATCCAGAGTCCTGAAGAAGGATGCTGCCCCCAACAGCCCCGCTTCTGTCGCATCGTCAGGCAGCACTCCATCCTCCAAAGCAAAGGACCACGCCCAT AACGACAAGTCTTCCACACCAAGCCTGAAGTCCAACACACCGACGCCAAGAAATGAGGCCCCCACACCAGGAACCAGCACCACCCCAGGACTAAGGCCCCTCACAATGGGCAAACCACCTGGCATGGAGGCACTTG CTGCGCCTGCTCTGCGTACACCTCTGTCCATCGCGGGTTCCTATGCCTCCCCATTTGCTATGATGGGCCATCATGAGATGAATGGATCCCTGACCAGCCCAGGCGTCTATCCAGGTCTCATCTCACCACAGATtagtgctgcagctgctgccgcCTATGGACGCTCTCCCATT GCAGGGTTTGACCCTCATCCTCACATGAGAGCTCCTGGGCTGCCAGCCAGCCTTACATCCATTTCTGGAGGAAAACC AGCGTATTCTTTTCACGTGAGTGCGGATGGTCAGATGCAACCCGTGCCCTTCCCTCCAGATGCACTGATCGGCCCAGGCATCCCACGCCATGCTCGCCAGATTAACACACTGAGCCACGGGGAAGTCGTGTGCGCTGTTACCATCAGCAACCCAACGCGCCATGTCTACACTGGCGGCAAGGGTTGTGTCAAGATTTGGGACATAAGCCAACCAGGCAGCAAGAGCCCGGTGTCCCAACTCGACTGCCTG aACAGGGACAATTACATCCGCTCCTGCAAGCTGTTGCCTGACGGCCGCACACTTATAGTGGGTGGTGAGGCCAGCACACTGACCATCTGGGACCTTGCCTCACAAACACCCCGCATTAAGGCCGAGCTCACCTCTTCTGCTCCGGCCTGCTACGCCCTGGCCATTAGTCCTGACGCCAAGGtctgtttctcctgctgctcagaTGGAAATATCGCTGTGTGGGACCTCCATAACCAGACCCTCGTTAG GCAGTTCCAGGGCCACACAGATGGAGCCAGCTGCATTGACATCTCTCATGATGGGACCAAATTGTGGACTGGGGGACTTGACAACACAGTCCGCTCTTGGGATCTAAGGGAGGGGCGACAGCTCCAACAACATGATTTTACCTCACAG ATCTTCTCGCTGGGCTACTGTCCTACTGGAGAATGGCTGGCTGTGGGTATGGAGAGCAGCAATGTGGAGGTGCTTCACCACACCAAGCCTGACAAGTACCAACTGCACCTGCATGAAAGCTGTGTCCTCTCGCTAAAGTTTGCTTACTGTG GTAAATGGTTTGTGAGCACAGGGAAGGACAACCTGCTGAACGCATGGAGGACTCCTTATGGTGCTAGCATATTCCAG TCAAAGGAGTCATCCTCCGTCCTGAGCTGTGACATCTCAGCAGATGACAAATACATCGTGACTGGATCTGGAGACAAGAAGGCAACAGTGTACGAGGTCATCTATTGA